Proteins from one Faecalibacterium sp. I3-3-33 genomic window:
- a CDS encoding PHP domain-containing protein, translated as MSCDLHIHSTCSDGAVPIERLAPIAARTGLHAIALSDHDTLLSAQYAYAHTGQDGVELIPAVELTGYDFERQHRVHLLCYYPDVDCPALREHCAIMKERRNACALQSAKELEQLYSQFTADLAWETTKASGVLFKSGLMQALELLGLTDGSIYGETYHKLFGWNPRGIVLHSPEYLPVRQVLATAKASGGAVVFAHPTVYKSMPLLRELAAEGAVDGIEVYHPSNSAEDSAECLALCKQYGLVATAGTDFHGRNHKHPHPIGTCTAPDEAAAQLRAIAEKRKRERT; from the coding sequence ATGTCCTGTGACCTGCATATCCATTCCACCTGCTCCGACGGTGCTGTGCCCATTGAGCGGCTGGCACCCATCGCCGCCCGCACCGGGCTGCACGCCATCGCCCTTTCTGACCACGACACCCTGCTCAGCGCCCAGTACGCCTATGCCCACACCGGGCAGGACGGGGTAGAGCTGATCCCCGCCGTGGAGCTGACCGGCTACGACTTTGAGCGGCAGCATCGGGTGCACCTGCTGTGCTACTACCCGGACGTGGACTGCCCGGCGCTGCGGGAGCACTGCGCCATCATGAAGGAGCGCCGCAACGCCTGCGCTTTGCAGAGCGCAAAGGAGCTGGAGCAGCTGTACTCGCAGTTTACCGCCGACCTTGCGTGGGAGACCACCAAGGCCAGCGGGGTACTGTTCAAAAGCGGGCTGATGCAGGCGCTGGAACTGCTTGGCCTGACCGATGGCAGCATCTACGGCGAGACCTACCACAAGCTGTTCGGGTGGAACCCCCGGGGCATCGTGCTGCACTCGCCGGAGTATCTGCCGGTGCGGCAGGTGCTGGCTACCGCTAAAGCCAGCGGCGGCGCGGTGGTGTTTGCCCACCCCACGGTGTACAAAAGTATGCCCCTGCTGCGGGAGCTGGCGGCAGAGGGCGCAGTGGACGGCATAGAGGTGTACCACCCCAGCAACAGTGCGGAGGACAGCGCCGAGTGCCTTGCACTGTGCAAGCAGTACGGCCTTGTTGCAACTGCGGGCACGGACTTCCATGGCCGCAACCACAAGCATCCCCACCCCATCGGCACCTGTACCGCACCGGACGAAGCCGCAGCACAGCTGCGCGCCATCGCCGAAAAACGTAAAAGAGAGAGGACGTAA
- a CDS encoding hydratase → MIKCSTGGAYYARGEWVPADGNAPAALAAKGFDAAAVATAKTGTMAYNIMQAHNTSGDAENLKIKFDAMASHDITFVGIIQTARASGLEKFPIPYVLTNCHNSLCAVGGTINEDDHRFGLSAAKKYGGIFVPPHMAVIHQYMRERFAGCGKMILGSDSHTRYGALGTMAIGEGGGELAKQLLGRTYDVARPGVVAIYLTGSLPAGCGPHDVAIALVGKLFKSGYVKNKVMEFVGPGIASLRQDTRNAIDAMTTETTCLSSIWETDETTQRFLAVHGRAADYKKLAPADLAYYDGVVEVDLSAIRPMIALPMHPSNAFTIEELNANLEDILHACEQDVQKLIGRKDVQLDLCSKIENGKLRVDQGVIAGCAGGLYDSIYEAASILKGHTGGCGDYALSVYPGSQPIMMELVRTGVIGELMASGATIRTAFCGPCFGAGDVPANGALSIRHTTRNFPSREGSKPGSGQLSGVALMDARSIAATTANGGILTPATDIDYDPTVPEYQYDASSYDTRVYQGFGKGDYDALLKFGPNIKDWPEIAPLGDNLLLKVASYITDPVTTTDELIPSGETSSYRSNPLGLAEFTLSRKDPEYVGRAKAVQAEENARRAGAGDAALLAKVNAVPGCEQLSWNDIQIASTIFAVKPGDGSAREQAASCQRVLGAGANIVTEYATKRYRSNLINWGMLPLQLAGATPFGLGDYVLIPNVREALKGDLQSIKAYVLGDTVKEFELYMAPLTTDERQILADGCLINFYKH, encoded by the coding sequence ATGATCAAATGCAGCACCGGCGGTGCGTACTATGCACGCGGAGAGTGGGTCCCCGCAGACGGCAACGCACCCGCAGCACTGGCTGCAAAGGGCTTTGATGCCGCTGCCGTTGCCACGGCTAAGACCGGTACCATGGCCTACAATATTATGCAGGCACACAATACCAGCGGCGATGCCGAGAACCTGAAGATCAAGTTTGATGCCATGGCAAGCCATGACATCACTTTTGTGGGTATTATCCAGACTGCCCGTGCTTCCGGGCTGGAAAAGTTCCCCATCCCTTATGTGCTCACCAACTGCCACAACAGCCTGTGCGCTGTGGGCGGCACCATCAACGAGGATGACCACCGCTTTGGCCTGTCCGCTGCCAAAAAGTACGGCGGCATCTTTGTGCCCCCGCACATGGCAGTCATCCACCAGTATATGCGCGAACGCTTTGCCGGCTGCGGCAAAATGATCCTTGGCTCGGACTCCCACACCCGCTACGGCGCACTGGGCACCATGGCCATCGGTGAAGGCGGTGGCGAGCTGGCAAAGCAGCTGCTGGGCCGCACCTATGATGTTGCTCGCCCGGGCGTGGTGGCTATCTACCTGACCGGCAGTCTGCCGGCGGGCTGCGGCCCCCACGATGTAGCCATTGCCCTTGTGGGCAAGCTGTTCAAGAGCGGCTACGTCAAAAACAAGGTCATGGAGTTTGTTGGCCCCGGCATTGCCTCCCTGCGGCAGGATACCCGCAACGCCATTGATGCCATGACCACCGAGACCACCTGCCTGTCCTCCATCTGGGAGACCGATGAGACTACGCAGCGTTTTCTGGCAGTGCATGGCCGTGCAGCAGACTATAAAAAGCTTGCACCGGCTGACCTCGCCTACTACGATGGCGTGGTGGAGGTGGATCTTTCTGCCATCCGTCCCATGATCGCCCTGCCTATGCACCCCTCCAATGCCTTTACTATTGAGGAGCTGAACGCAAATCTGGAGGACATCCTCCACGCCTGCGAGCAGGATGTGCAGAAGCTGATCGGCCGCAAGGACGTGCAGCTGGATCTGTGCAGCAAGATCGAAAACGGCAAGCTGCGGGTAGATCAGGGTGTCATTGCAGGCTGCGCAGGCGGTCTGTACGACAGCATCTACGAGGCTGCTTCCATCCTCAAGGGTCACACCGGCGGCTGCGGCGACTACGCCCTGAGCGTTTACCCCGGCAGCCAGCCCATCATGATGGAGCTGGTGCGCACCGGCGTCATCGGCGAGCTGATGGCCAGCGGCGCTACCATCCGCACCGCCTTCTGCGGCCCCTGCTTCGGCGCAGGCGATGTGCCCGCTAACGGCGCACTGTCCATCCGTCACACCACCCGCAACTTCCCCAGCCGTGAGGGCTCTAAGCCCGGCAGCGGCCAGCTGTCCGGTGTGGCACTGATGGATGCCCGCAGCATTGCAGCCACTACCGCCAACGGCGGCATCCTGACCCCCGCCACCGACATTGACTACGATCCCACCGTGCCGGAGTACCAGTACGATGCTTCCAGCTACGACACCCGCGTGTATCAGGGCTTTGGCAAGGGCGATTACGACGCCCTGCTCAAGTTCGGCCCCAACATCAAGGACTGGCCAGAGATCGCACCGCTGGGCGACAACCTGCTGCTGAAGGTGGCTTCTTATATCACCGACCCCGTCACCACCACCGACGAGCTGATCCCCTCCGGCGAGACTTCCTCTTACCGTTCCAATCCGCTGGGTCTGGCAGAGTTCACCCTCAGCCGCAAGGACCCGGAGTATGTGGGCCGCGCCAAGGCTGTGCAGGCCGAAGAAAACGCCCGCCGCGCCGGTGCAGGGGACGCCGCCCTGCTGGCAAAAGTGAACGCCGTGCCCGGCTGCGAGCAGCTGAGCTGGAACGATATCCAGATCGCTTCTACCATCTTTGCAGTCAAGCCCGGTGACGGCTCTGCCCGCGAGCAGGCCGCCAGCTGCCAGCGTGTGCTGGGTGCCGGTGCCAATATCGTTACCGAGTACGCCACCAAGCGTTACCGCTCCAACCTGATCAACTGGGGCATGTTGCCCCTGCAGCTGGCAGGTGCCACCCCCTTTGGTCTGGGGGACTATGTGCTCATCCCCAATGTGCGGGAAGCACTCAAGGGCGATCTGCAGAGCATCAAGGCCTACGTTCTGGGCGATACCGTCAAGGAGTTTGAGCTGTATATGGCTCCGCTCACCACCGACGAACGCCAGATCCTGGCCGACGGCTGCCTGATCAATTTCTATAAGCACTAA
- a CDS encoding bifunctional metallophosphatase/5'-nucleotidase — protein sequence MKQLISRRSFLKAAGVTAAAASMAIGAPAASACWLGDKSDVTILYTNDVHTYIDKQSPKLTYAAIADLKQSYQDAGKDVLLVDAGDHVQGTAYGSMDEGASIIKLMNAAGYDVATPGNHEFDYGMDRAKAIMKEADFPYLSCNWVDLRTTLRVLPSVKVFVRGGRRIAFVGVTTPETFTKSTPAYFMDKAQRKYIYDIQGGEDGKKLYDAVQKAIDKAKLLADVVIGLGHLGVDPSSSPWTSEEVIAHTSGFDAFIDGHSHTVMENKQVQDASGKAVTLTQTGSYFANVGEMTIAADGTITTKLIPTHEGMDAGIAAMQTSWVNTVDDMLGEKIAVGDSDFYVSDPATGKRRIRSAETNLGDFVADGIYTYFNEVEKLHCDVAIMNGGGIRADVPAGDWTFKTCKQISPFGNVACLMSVTGKQIQDALEFAARFAGEGGKENGGFLQVAGATYEIHTDIPNTVQTDEKNVWIGSATGTPRVQNVKIYDKASGSYLPLDPGATYALAGMNYTLRNLGDGFAMFDGAELIKDYVSEDYLVMSTYAMIFDGADAAGLPHLSSANSPLAAYPGYLLNYEQPYGAGRITIL from the coding sequence GTGAAACAACTTATTTCCCGTCGCAGCTTTTTAAAGGCTGCTGGTGTGACCGCTGCCGCTGCATCCATGGCCATCGGTGCGCCTGCCGCATCGGCCTGCTGGCTTGGTGATAAGTCTGACGTCACCATCCTGTACACCAACGATGTCCATACCTACATCGACAAGCAGAGCCCCAAGCTGACCTACGCCGCCATTGCCGACCTGAAGCAGAGCTATCAGGACGCCGGCAAGGATGTGCTGCTGGTGGATGCAGGCGACCATGTGCAGGGCACCGCCTACGGCTCCATGGACGAGGGTGCTTCCATCATCAAGCTGATGAACGCTGCCGGTTACGATGTCGCCACCCCCGGCAACCACGAGTTTGACTACGGCATGGACCGCGCTAAGGCCATCATGAAGGAAGCCGACTTCCCGTACCTGTCCTGTAACTGGGTAGACCTGCGTACTACGCTGCGGGTGCTGCCCTCCGTCAAGGTGTTCGTGCGCGGCGGCAGACGCATCGCCTTTGTGGGCGTTACCACCCCTGAGACCTTTACCAAGTCCACCCCGGCCTACTTTATGGATAAGGCACAGCGCAAGTACATCTACGATATTCAGGGCGGCGAGGACGGCAAAAAGCTCTATGACGCCGTGCAGAAGGCCATTGATAAGGCAAAGCTTCTGGCAGATGTGGTCATCGGTTTGGGCCATCTGGGCGTAGACCCCTCTTCCTCTCCGTGGACCAGTGAGGAAGTCATTGCCCACACCAGCGGCTTTGACGCCTTTATCGACGGCCACTCCCATACCGTAATGGAGAACAAGCAGGTGCAGGATGCCTCCGGCAAGGCTGTCACCCTGACCCAGACCGGCTCTTACTTTGCCAACGTTGGCGAGATGACCATCGCTGCGGACGGCACCATTACCACAAAACTCATCCCCACCCACGAGGGCATGGATGCAGGCATTGCCGCCATGCAGACCAGCTGGGTGAATACTGTGGACGATATGCTGGGCGAGAAGATCGCTGTGGGCGACAGCGATTTCTATGTTTCCGACCCCGCCACCGGTAAGCGCCGCATCCGCTCTGCCGAGACCAACCTCGGCGACTTTGTGGCTGACGGCATCTACACCTACTTCAACGAGGTGGAAAAGCTGCACTGTGACGTGGCCATCATGAACGGCGGCGGCATCCGCGCCGATGTGCCAGCAGGCGACTGGACCTTCAAGACCTGCAAGCAGATCAGCCCCTTCGGCAACGTGGCCTGCCTGATGTCGGTCACCGGCAAGCAGATCCAGGACGCATTGGAGTTTGCAGCCCGCTTTGCAGGCGAGGGCGGCAAAGAGAACGGCGGCTTCCTGCAGGTGGCCGGTGCTACCTACGAGATCCACACCGATATCCCCAACACTGTGCAGACCGACGAGAAGAACGTCTGGATCGGCAGCGCCACCGGCACCCCGCGTGTGCAGAACGTGAAGATCTACGATAAGGCTTCCGGCAGCTATCTGCCGCTGGATCCGGGCGCTACCTATGCACTGGCCGGCATGAACTACACTCTGCGCAATCTGGGCGACGGCTTTGCCATGTTTGACGGCGCAGAGCTGATCAAGGACTATGTGTCCGAGGATTATCTGGTGATGTCTACCTACGCTATGATCTTTGATGGCGCAGATGCTGCGGGTCTGCCGCACCTGTCCAGCGCCAACAGCCCGCTGGCCGCTTACCCCGGCTACCTGCTCAACTACGAGCAGCCCTACGGCGCAGGCCGCATTACCATTCTGTAA
- a CDS encoding oleate hydratase, translating to MYYSSGNYEAFAHPKKPEGVDHKSAYIIGSGLAALTAACYLVRDGQMKGEHVHVFEKNALAGGACDGYKYDIGYVMRGGREMDNHFEVMWDLLHSIPSLETEGASVLDEYYWLNKEDPNFSLCRATVNRGEDAHTDGKFGLSDKGAMEIMKLFFTPDEQLQDKKITDFFDDEVLNSNFWMYWRTMFAFENWHSALEMKLYLKRYIHHIGGLPDFTALRFTRYNQYESIILPMVHYLESFGVQFHYNTKVTDVKFDIQKGRKLASSVTVEHAGETTNIDLTENDLLFITNGGCVESCTVGAQNKATGFDPTIQPGNGWDLWKKIAAQDPSFGHPEKFCSEPELSNWESATITTLDDKIPQYIRKICKRDPFSGHTVTGGIVTVKDSSWLLSWTLNRQQQFKDQPKNQLCVWVYGLFSDKPGDYVKKPMRDCTGREICMEWLYHIGVPEDQIAELAEHSANTVPVMMPYIDAFFMPRAMGDRPDVVPEGAVNFAFLGQFAETARDTIFTTEYSMRTGMEAVYTLLNIDRGVPEVWGSTYDVRALIDATVKLRDGKKITDMDLPLIPRLALKEALKKIEGTDLEKFLKEYNAI from the coding sequence ATGTACTATTCCAGTGGCAACTATGAAGCTTTTGCACACCCCAAAAAGCCGGAGGGCGTGGATCATAAATCCGCTTATATCATCGGCTCCGGTCTGGCAGCTCTGACTGCTGCCTGCTATCTGGTGCGCGACGGCCAGATGAAGGGCGAGCACGTCCATGTGTTTGAAAAGAACGCACTGGCCGGCGGTGCCTGCGATGGCTACAAGTACGATATCGGCTATGTGATGCGCGGCGGCCGCGAGATGGACAACCACTTCGAAGTTATGTGGGATCTGCTGCACTCCATTCCCTCTCTGGAGACCGAGGGTGCCAGCGTGCTGGACGAGTATTACTGGCTGAACAAGGAGGATCCCAACTTCTCCCTGTGCCGTGCCACCGTCAACCGCGGCGAGGATGCCCACACCGATGGCAAGTTCGGTCTGTCCGATAAGGGCGCCATGGAGATCATGAAGCTGTTCTTTACCCCGGACGAGCAGCTGCAGGATAAAAAGATCACCGATTTCTTCGATGACGAGGTGCTCAACTCCAACTTCTGGATGTACTGGCGCACCATGTTCGCCTTCGAGAACTGGCACAGCGCACTGGAGATGAAGCTGTACCTCAAGCGCTATATCCACCACATCGGCGGTCTGCCGGACTTTACCGCCCTGCGCTTTACCCGCTATAATCAGTACGAGTCCATCATCCTGCCCATGGTGCACTATCTGGAAAGCTTTGGCGTGCAGTTCCACTACAACACCAAGGTCACGGATGTGAAGTTCGACATCCAGAAGGGCCGCAAGCTGGCAAGCTCCGTCACCGTGGAGCACGCGGGCGAGACCACCAACATTGACCTGACCGAGAACGACCTGCTGTTCATCACCAACGGCGGCTGCGTGGAAAGCTGCACCGTTGGTGCACAGAATAAGGCCACCGGCTTCGACCCCACCATCCAGCCCGGCAACGGCTGGGATCTGTGGAAGAAGATCGCCGCACAGGACCCCTCCTTCGGTCACCCGGAGAAGTTCTGCTCTGAGCCGGAGCTGAGCAACTGGGAGAGCGCCACCATCACCACGCTGGACGACAAGATCCCTCAGTATATCCGCAAGATCTGCAAGCGCGACCCCTTCAGCGGCCACACCGTCACCGGCGGCATCGTTACCGTCAAGGACTCCAGCTGGCTGCTCAGCTGGACGCTGAACCGTCAGCAGCAGTTCAAGGACCAGCCCAAGAACCAGCTGTGCGTCTGGGTGTACGGCCTGTTCAGCGATAAGCCCGGCGATTACGTCAAGAAGCCCATGCGTGACTGCACCGGCCGCGAGATCTGCATGGAGTGGCTGTACCACATCGGTGTGCCCGAGGATCAGATCGCGGAGCTGGCAGAGCACAGCGCCAACACCGTGCCGGTGATGATGCCCTATATTGACGCCTTCTTTATGCCCCGCGCCATGGGCGATCGCCCCGATGTTGTGCCCGAGGGTGCTGTGAACTTTGCCTTCCTTGGCCAGTTTGCCGAGACCGCCCGCGACACCATCTTCACCACCGAGTACTCCATGCGCACCGGTATGGAGGCCGTGTACACCCTGCTGAACATTGACCGCGGCGTGCCCGAGGTCTGGGGCAGCACCTACGATGTGCGCGCCCTGATCGATGCCACCGTGAAGCTGCGCGATGGCAAGAAGATCACCGACATGGATCTGCCGCTGATCCCGCGTCTGGCTCTGAAGGAAGCCCTGAAGAAGATCGAGGGCACCGACCTTGAGAAGTTCCTCAAGGAATATAACGCTATCTGA
- a CDS encoding amino acid ABC transporter ATP-binding protein — MALLEASGIGKNFGDTKVLKDISLTLEQGEALAIIGSSGSGKTTLLRCLNFLERPDTGCIRVNGETMWDAADPATQRESEIRKKRLHFGLVFQNFNLFPQYTALQNVMLAGELLAKERPDYRANKKSVHAQLEQQARELLAQMGLSERADHYPHQLSGGQQQRVAIARALALHPDILCFDEPTSALDPELTGEVLRVLRELADRKTTMIIVTHEMHFARDVADRILFMDGGVVVEEGPAKQLIDHPREQRTKQFLAHYTE, encoded by the coding sequence ATGGCATTACTGGAAGCCTCCGGCATTGGCAAAAATTTCGGAGATACAAAGGTCTTAAAGGATATTTCTCTTACTTTGGAGCAGGGCGAAGCGCTGGCCATCATCGGCTCGTCCGGCTCCGGCAAGACCACACTGCTGCGCTGCCTGAACTTTCTGGAGCGGCCGGACACCGGCTGCATCCGGGTGAACGGCGAGACCATGTGGGACGCCGCCGACCCCGCCACCCAGCGGGAGAGCGAGATCCGCAAAAAGCGGCTGCACTTCGGGCTGGTGTTCCAGAACTTCAACCTTTTCCCGCAGTATACCGCCTTGCAGAATGTGATGCTGGCAGGGGAGCTGCTGGCAAAGGAGCGCCCGGACTACCGCGCCAACAAAAAGTCGGTGCACGCCCAGCTGGAACAGCAGGCGCGGGAGCTGCTGGCGCAGATGGGACTTTCGGAGCGGGCAGACCACTACCCGCACCAGCTTTCCGGCGGGCAGCAGCAGCGGGTGGCCATTGCCCGGGCGCTGGCACTGCACCCGGACATCCTCTGCTTCGACGAGCCCACCAGCGCCCTTGACCCGGAACTGACCGGTGAGGTGCTGCGGGTGCTGCGGGAGCTGGCCGACCGCAAGACCACCATGATCATCGTGACCCATGAGATGCACTTTGCCCGGGATGTGGCTGACCGCATCCTGTTCATGGACGGCGGTGTGGTGGTGGAGGAAGGCCCTGCAAAGCAGCTGATCGACCACCCACGCGAACAGCGCACCAAACAGTTTCTGGCACACTACACGGAGTGA
- a CDS encoding amino acid ABC transporter permease — MILGRLSGAFLLNCELFALTLLFALPLGLVVAFGSMSRCRLLSGAVKTFVWVIRGTPLMLQIIVIYLGPGLLGMNNPWPSGSGGRMVAAVVAFAINYACYFSEIYRGGIEAVPKGQTEAGQVLGMTRTQIFFKVTLLQVVKRILPPMGNEIITLVKDTSLANTIANKEIIMMAKEYSAKGLIWPLFSTALFFLVFVGALTLLFNWAEKKLDYFRC; from the coding sequence GTGATCCTTGGGCGCCTTTCCGGCGCGTTCCTGCTCAACTGTGAGCTGTTTGCCCTTACGCTGCTGTTTGCGCTGCCGCTGGGGCTGGTGGTGGCCTTTGGCTCCATGAGCCGGTGCAGGCTGCTGTCCGGTGCGGTAAAGACCTTTGTCTGGGTCATCCGCGGTACGCCGCTGATGCTGCAGATCATCGTCATTTATCTGGGCCCGGGTCTGCTGGGCATGAATAATCCGTGGCCCTCCGGCTCCGGCGGACGCATGGTGGCGGCGGTGGTGGCCTTTGCCATCAACTACGCCTGCTATTTTTCAGAGATCTACCGCGGCGGCATCGAGGCGGTGCCCAAAGGGCAGACCGAGGCCGGGCAGGTGCTGGGCATGACCCGCACGCAGATCTTTTTCAAGGTCACCCTTTTGCAGGTGGTCAAGCGCATTCTGCCGCCCATGGGCAACGAGATCATCACCCTTGTCAAGGACACCTCGCTGGCAAATACCATCGCCAACAAGGAGATCATCATGATGGCCAAGGAGTACAGCGCAAAAGGCCTGATCTGGCCGCTGTTCTCCACGGCGCTGTTCTTCCTTGTGTTCGTAGGCGCGCTCACCCTGCTGTTCAACTGGGCTGAAAAGAAACTGGATTATTTCCGCTGCTGA
- a CDS encoding TIGR03905 family TSCPD domain-containing protein — translation MSKEFSFPNKGTCSKQTNFVLNDDHTIASIEVVGGCNGNLKGICQLLTGMKAEDAIARLDGTLCGFRSTSCPDQIAKNLKKALEEMN, via the coding sequence ATGAGCAAGGAATTTTCCTTCCCGAACAAGGGAACCTGCTCCAAGCAGACCAACTTTGTGCTGAACGATGACCACACCATTGCATCCATCGAGGTCGTCGGCGGCTGCAACGGCAACCTGAAGGGCATCTGCCAGCTGCTTACCGGCATGAAGGCAGAGGACGCCATTGCCCGTCTGGATGGTACGCTGTGCGGCTTCCGTAGCACCAGCTGCCCGGACCAGATCGCCAAGAACCTGAAAAAGGCTCTGGAAGAGATGAACTAA
- a CDS encoding MATE family efflux transporter, translating into MTKDMTQGSPLKLILAFAVPLMLGSLFQQFYNLADTIIVGRFVGVEALAAVGSVGGLNYLVLGFVNGIACGFSIPISWTFGARDHHEMRRYTANTVWLSVAFATVLTIVTVAMTRLVLVWTNTPADIIDLADVYIRTIFAGIPFTLLYNVTSALMRALGDSKRPLYFLLVASVLNIGLDLACIIVFNMGVFGAAFATVFSQAVAGIGSLIYIMRHYPELRWNKEEGRISAPHCAKLCAMGIPMGLQCSITAIGSVVLQGAVNGLGSGIVAAQTAGGKAAQFLSVPLESIGTAMTTYTSQNMGAKDLDRVNRGVNTALGIGCVYSVASFLILRVLDKPLIGLFLDAGETAIMANAQDFIFWNSVFYIPLAVLIIYRYTIQGLGHSGLAMFAGVAEMIARAMVGFWFVPLWGYFAACIANPVAWFFACFFLIPAYFVVFRRLQKEKQQEAAAKAQ; encoded by the coding sequence ATGACCAAAGATATGACGCAGGGCAGCCCGCTGAAGCTGATCCTTGCCTTTGCTGTGCCGCTGATGCTGGGCAGCCTGTTCCAGCAGTTCTACAATCTGGCCGATACCATCATCGTGGGTCGGTTCGTGGGCGTGGAGGCGCTGGCGGCGGTAGGCAGCGTGGGCGGCCTGAACTATCTGGTGCTGGGTTTTGTCAACGGCATTGCCTGCGGCTTTTCCATCCCCATCTCATGGACCTTCGGTGCCCGCGACCACCACGAGATGCGCCGCTACACCGCTAATACCGTGTGGCTGTCTGTTGCATTTGCCACGGTGCTCACCATCGTTACGGTGGCTATGACCCGGCTGGTGCTGGTGTGGACGAACACCCCGGCCGATATCATCGACCTTGCGGATGTGTATATCCGCACCATTTTTGCGGGCATCCCTTTCACCCTGCTCTATAACGTGACCAGCGCCCTGATGCGTGCACTGGGCGACAGCAAGCGCCCGCTGTATTTTCTGCTGGTGGCCAGCGTGCTGAACATCGGGCTGGACCTTGCCTGCATCATTGTGTTCAACATGGGCGTGTTCGGCGCCGCCTTTGCCACCGTGTTCAGTCAGGCTGTGGCGGGCATCGGCAGCCTTATTTACATCATGCGCCACTACCCGGAACTGCGCTGGAATAAGGAAGAAGGCCGCATCAGCGCACCGCACTGCGCAAAGCTTTGCGCCATGGGCATCCCCATGGGCTTGCAGTGCAGCATTACCGCCATTGGCAGTGTGGTGCTGCAGGGCGCAGTGAACGGTCTGGGCAGCGGCATCGTGGCCGCGCAGACCGCCGGCGGCAAGGCTGCGCAGTTCCTCAGCGTGCCGCTGGAGAGCATCGGCACCGCCATGACCACCTACACCAGCCAGAATATGGGCGCGAAGGATCTGGATCGCGTGAACCGCGGCGTGAACACCGCACTGGGCATCGGCTGCGTGTACAGCGTGGCCTCCTTCCTCATCCTGCGCGTGCTGGATAAGCCCCTGATCGGCCTGTTTTTGGACGCAGGCGAGACCGCCATTATGGCCAATGCGCAGGACTTCATCTTCTGGAACAGTGTGTTCTACATCCCGCTGGCAGTGCTTATCATCTACCGCTACACCATTCAGGGTCTGGGCCACTCCGGCCTTGCCATGTTTGCCGGTGTGGCCGAGATGATCGCCCGCGCCATGGTGGGCTTCTGGTTCGTGCCGCTGTGGGGCTACTTTGCCGCCTGCATCGCAAACCCGGTGGCATGGTTCTTTGCCTGCTTCTTCCTGATCCCGGCCTATTTTGTGGTGTTCCGCAGACTGCAAAAGGAAAAGCAGCAGGAAGCCGCCGCAAAGGCACAGTAA
- a CDS encoding transporter substrate-binding domain-containing protein, whose amino-acid sequence MKLKRIASAFLAGALALSLAACGGSASTSAAASASGSAAGSASAAAGSDLDYIKGKGKMVIGYTVYEPMNYTDADGNFTGFDTELATAVCAKLGVEPEFVEINWDTKVVELDAKSIDCIWNGMTLTEDIMANTATTKAYAKNAQVVVVKEDTAYTSTADLAGKTVVAEAGSAGEAAIQGDENLAKADYVSKSVQTDCLMEVAAGTADAAVLDLTLANAMIGEGTDYASLAIVDELNAEEYGVAFRKGSDAAAAVDAAFDELKADGTMQALAEKYELALAD is encoded by the coding sequence ATGAAACTCAAGCGTATTGCAAGTGCATTTCTGGCCGGTGCTCTGGCACTGAGCCTTGCAGCCTGCGGCGGCAGTGCATCCACCTCTGCGGCGGCGTCTGCGTCCGGCAGTGCAGCCGGTTCGGCTTCTGCCGCAGCAGGCAGCGATCTGGATTACATCAAGGGCAAGGGCAAAATGGTCATCGGCTATACCGTGTACGAGCCCATGAACTACACCGATGCCGACGGCAACTTTACCGGCTTTGATACCGAGCTTGCCACTGCTGTGTGCGCAAAGCTGGGCGTAGAGCCGGAGTTTGTGGAGATCAACTGGGACACCAAGGTGGTGGAGCTGGACGCCAAGAGCATCGACTGTATCTGGAACGGCATGACCTTGACCGAGGATATCATGGCCAACACAGCCACCACCAAGGCCTACGCCAAGAATGCACAGGTCGTGGTGGTAAAGGAGGACACCGCCTACACCTCCACCGCCGACCTTGCCGGTAAGACCGTAGTAGCCGAGGCCGGTTCCGCCGGTGAGGCTGCCATTCAGGGCGATGAAAACCTTGCCAAGGCAGACTACGTTTCTAAGAGCGTGCAGACCGACTGCCTGATGGAAGTGGCTGCCGGTACGGCAGATGCCGCTGTGCTGGATCTGACCCTTGCCAATGCCATGATCGGTGAGGGCACCGACTACGCAAGCCTTGCGATCGTGGATGAGCTGAACGCGGAGGAGTACGGCGTGGCTTTCCGCAAGGGCAGTGATGCCGCCGCCGCAGTGGACGCCGCCTTTGATGAGCTGAAGGCCGACGGCACCATGCAGGCACTGGCCGAGAAGTACGAGCTGGCGCTGGCCGACTGA